DNA from Variovorax sp. V213:
CCACGCCCACCACCAGTGCATAGAACACCGCCACCGCCGAGGCTTCGGTCGGCGTGAAGATGCCGCCGTAGATGCCGCCCAGGATGATGACCGGCATCAGCAGCGCCCAGCCGGCCTGCCACGTGGCCTTGCCGAAAGGCATGCGGCCGTCGCCGTCGTTCTTGCCCCAGCCCTTCCATTTGCAGTAGACCCAGACGAACAGCATCAGCGCCAGGCTGATGAGAATGCCGGGGCCGAAGCCCGCAATGAACAGCTCGCCGATCGAGACCTCGGCGCTCACGCCGTACAGAATCATCGGGATCGAGGGCGGGATGATCACGCCCAGCTCGGCGCTCGTGGCCTGCAGCGCCGCCGCGTAGGCGGTGGGATAGCCGTGCTTGATGAGCGCCGGAATCAGGATGGCGCCAATGGCAAAGGTGGTGGCCACCGATGAGCCCGACACCGCCGCGAAGATCATGCAGGTGAGCACGCAGGTCATCGGCAGTCCGCCTTGCACGCCCCCCACGATGCTCTTGGCGAATTCGACCAGCCGGCGCGAGATGCCGCCGGTTTCCATCAAATTGCCGGCCAGGATGAAAAACGGAATCGCCGCCAGCGGAAACTTGTTGATGGAGTTGAACATCTCCTTCACGGAGATCAGCATGTTGACGTTGGCCACCTGGATACCCAGGATCGACGCGAGCCCGATGGACACCGCCACCGAAACCGACAGTGCAAAGCACAGCACCATCGTTGCAACCATCACGGGCGTCATGATGCAGCCCTCACGTCAGGCAGTTCGTGTTTGGTGCTCATTGCGCGGTCTCCAGTTCGAGCCGCTTGGGATCGAGAAAATTGCCAACGATGCCGAACAGGCAGAAAACGGAACCGACCGGCAGTGCCAGGTACGACCACATCATCGACAGGCTTTCGAGCCCGGCCATCGACTGCACGCGGCCGCGCATGGCGTAGTCCCAGCCCCACCAGAGAATGACCAGCATCAGGGCCAATGCCGCAATGCTGACCACGGCGTCGAGCACGCGCTTGATGCGTGGCGGACTCCAGCGGTAGAGCACGTCCACGCTCACCATCGCGCCCTGGCGAAAAGCCATCGGAATGCCGAGGAACACCATCCAGATCAGGCTCATGCGGATCAGGATCTCGCTCCATTCAGCGGGTTGCTCGAGAACGAAACGCGTGACGATCTGGAACACCCCCAACCCGGAGGCGATGACCAGCATCACGCAGGCGGCGATCATCGAGAAGCCGGTGGTCCAGCGCTCGATGCCGAGAAATTTTTCTTTCATCTGCACCTGTCTTCAAAACAAAAAAGCCCGCCAGACCGATCTGGGCGGGCGGGGGCGTGCCGTCGGGGCGACGGCAGCCGGGTTTACTTGTAGTCGCGGATCTTGTCGAGGTTGGCCTTGCCGAAGTCCTTTTCGAACTGCGCATTCACCGGCGCCAGGGCGGCAACGAACTTGGTCTTGTCGACGTTGTCGATCACGGTCATGCCCTTGGCGCGCAGGTCGGCCACGCCCTTGGCATCGTCTTCGTCCACGCGGGCGCGGTTGGCCTTGGTGCCTTCTTTCGCGGCCTCGAGGAAGGCCTGCTTGTCGGCTGCGCTGAGCTTGTCGAACGACGCCTTGTTCATCAGGAAGATGCAGGGCGAGTAGACGTGGCCGGTGAGCGACAGGTGCTTTTGCACCTGGTCGAACTTGGCCGCGATGATGACCGACAGCGGGTTCTCCTGGCCGTCGACCGTGCCCTGCTGCAAGGCGGTGAACACCTCGGGGAAGGCCATTGGCGTGGTGACGATGCCGAAGGTCTTGTAGGCCGCGATGTGCACCGGGTTTTCCATGGTGCGCATCTTCAGGCCCTTGAGGTCTTCCGGCGCCTTCACGTCGCGCTTGCTGTTGGTCATGTGGCGGAAGCCGTTCTCGGCCCAGGCCAGCGCCTTGAAGCCCTTGGCGTCGAACTTGGTCAACAGGTCCTGGCCGATCGGGCCGTCGAGCACG
Protein-coding regions in this window:
- a CDS encoding TRAP transporter substrate-binding protein — its product is MKLTRLAAGLVLGTGMACAAFAQTTMKISISTAQNSHQGVAIDVFAKEVEKRTGGRYKVQTFYSGSLGGERESIEAVQLGTQELALSSTGPVPNFVPETKILDVPFLFRDKAHARAVLDGPIGQDLLTKFDAKGFKALAWAENGFRHMTNSKRDVKAPEDLKGLKMRTMENPVHIAAYKTFGIVTTPMAFPEVFTALQQGTVDGQENPLSVIIAAKFDQVQKHLSLTGHVYSPCIFLMNKASFDKLSAADKQAFLEAAKEGTKANRARVDEDDAKGVADLRAKGMTVIDNVDKTKFVAALAPVNAQFEKDFGKANLDKIRDYK
- a CDS encoding TRAP transporter small permease, coding for MKEKFLGIERWTTGFSMIAACVMLVIASGLGVFQIVTRFVLEQPAEWSEILIRMSLIWMVFLGIPMAFRQGAMVSVDVLYRWSPPRIKRVLDAVVSIAALALMLVILWWGWDYAMRGRVQSMAGLESLSMMWSYLALPVGSVFCLFGIVGNFLDPKRLELETAQ
- a CDS encoding TRAP transporter large permease; translation: MTPVMVATMVLCFALSVSVAVSIGLASILGIQVANVNMLISVKEMFNSINKFPLAAIPFFILAGNLMETGGISRRLVEFAKSIVGGVQGGLPMTCVLTCMIFAAVSGSSVATTFAIGAILIPALIKHGYPTAYAAALQATSAELGVIIPPSIPMILYGVSAEVSIGELFIAGFGPGILISLALMLFVWVYCKWKGWGKNDGDGRMPFGKATWQAGWALLMPVIILGGIYGGIFTPTEASAVAVFYALVVGVVIYREIKPKDLYVILRKSVLSSAVIMFIIANAGLFAFLITRAGVPDAIGHWLQEVLKSPAMFLLGVNAALFIIGMFIETSAAIIVLAPILAPVAVHFGIDPVHFGLIMVVNLALGMITPPFGVNLFAACTVARISLDRIVKYLVPFVLVILACLMVITYVPWISLALRDLVYAK